AGGGTCCATTCGGTCGGCGAGCACACCGCCCGGTAGACCGAACAGGAAGACGGGCAGAGTGATCGCCGTCTGTACCAGGGAGACCATCAGCGGCGACGCCGACAGCAGTGTCATGATCCAGGCTGCCCCGACCGTCTGCATCCAGATTGCCAGGTTGGCGACGGCGCAGGCGAGCCACAGTCCGACGAACAATCCATGACGTAGCGGCGCCCAGAACGCAGAGAGCTCCGTATCAGCCAGCGGCTCCCCAGAGGGGGCGGAGGAGGTCTGTCTGTCCATGCTCATTCGCCGTCGGGCCGTCCCAGCCGCCCGACGCTGCGCGCAGCATTCAGGACGCGCTGGGGACCGATCCGGTTGTGCAGCGTGCCGAGCCCCTCGATGCGCGCCTCGACTAGGTCCCCCGGTACCAGGAAGCGTCCGTCCTCCAGCCCCACGCCATGAGTCGAGCCGGTGAACACCAGATCCCCTGGACGCAGACTGATGCGTGCATCGAGAAAATTGAGAAGTTCGTCGATCGGGAAGATCATCTGCCGAGTGTTGTCCTGCTGACGCAGCTCACCGTTGACGCTCAAGCTCACCTCCAGCTCCGGCTGCCCGGAGCCGCCAAGCTCGTCGAGCGTGACGATCCAAGGCCCGACCGGCGTGGTACGGTCCATGGCCTTCTGGGTCAACAGGTCGAGGCGGCCGATGCGCCGTCCCGCGTCCCGCGCACTGATGTCGTTGCCGACCGTGTAGCCGAGCAAGCAGGCGCTGGCCCGGGGCTCGTCACATAGCGGTCGGGCGACCACGGCGACCAGCTCGACTTCGTAGTCGAGCTGCCCGGTAAGGGGCGGATAGGCGATCTCGTCGTGCGCACCGACCAAGGCAGAATCCGGCTTCAGGTAAGCGAGCGGATGGGCTGGCGGTGAACTGCCCAGGCGCTCCAGGTGGCTGCGATAGTTCAGCCCCACACCGAAGGCCCGCGCCCCCGGCTGCAGGGGCGGCAGCAGACGGCAGTCCGACAGCGCAAGGGGCGCCTTGTCGAGACCAAGGTCGGCAGCCAGTCCCAGCCCCACAACCGGTGCCCAGGCCTCGAACGGTGCGCGAATACGATGCAAACGACAGAAGTCGGAATCGAGCAGCGCCCAGAACGCCTCGCCACCCGACTCGACCCTCGCCAGACGCATGCTCAGCGCTTCTTGCCTGCTAGATACTCGGCGTCCAGCACTTCCTCGGGCGTGCGCACGCTCGGCCCGAGGATCGGCCCGACTATCTCGTGGCCCCACAGGCTCAGAGTCTCAGGGTTGAGCTCATAGGGGTCGCCCTGCCATGGCTCGATCT
This genomic window from Pseudomonas furukawaii contains:
- a CDS encoding fumarylacetoacetate hydrolase family protein, producing MRLARVESGGEAFWALLDSDFCRLHRIRAPFEAWAPVVGLGLAADLGLDKAPLALSDCRLLPPLQPGARAFGVGLNYRSHLERLGSSPPAHPLAYLKPDSALVGAHDEIAYPPLTGQLDYEVELVAVVARPLCDEPRASACLLGYTVGNDISARDAGRRIGRLDLLTQKAMDRTTPVGPWIVTLDELGGSGQPELEVSLSVNGELRQQDNTRQMIFPIDELLNFLDARISLRPGDLVFTGSTHGVGLEDGRFLVPGDLVEARIEGLGTLHNRIGPQRVLNAARSVGRLGRPDGE